The sequence below is a genomic window from Variovorax paradoxus.
AGAAGCTCGCGCACTGCGCCTGCAAGTCTGCAAGCACACGACTGGCGCCCTGAAGATCGAACCGGTCCGACCGAGTGAACCATGTGCGGCGATGTTGCGTGGAGAGCTCCGACATCAGCGCGCCGCAGGCAGATAGTGCCGGGCCCATCTCCGGGATCAGTAGCTCCTGCACCCCCAGCCTCTGTGCAATCCATGCCGAATTGAGGCCCGCCGCGCCGCCTCCACCCACAAGGACGGCTTTTGAAGGGTCGACGCCCTGGTTGACCGTGATGTCCTCGATTGCCTGCACCATATTCTCGGTGGCAATCTGCACAATGGCTACAGCAGCTTCCTCCAGCGTTCGGCCGAGCGGGCGGGCTACGTTGCGTTCTATGGCCTCACGAGAAGCCCCCAGGTCAAGAGAGCGCAGGCCGCCGAGGAAATACCTTGGATCGAGGTATCCCAGTACCAGGCATGCGTCCGTCAGCGTCGCGTGGCCAGCTCCGCGGCCGTAGGCCGCGGGCCCTGGGTCAGCACCGGCGCTCTGTGGGCCTACATGCAAGAGCCCACCTGCGTCCACCCAGGCGATCGAGCCACCACCGGCGCCTACGCTACGGATGTCGATCGACGGGAAGCCGGTAATATGGCGCCCCGTAGGCGAGTCGATCTGCGTGTCGCGCGAGAGCGGGATATGACCTCTGCGTACCAAACTCACGTCGTAGGTTGTTCCGCCCGTGTCGGCAACGATGGCGAAGTCATTGCTGCAGTCGGCCGATGCGAAGAAGCGACCAGACACTGGCGCCATCGCGGGGCCAGAGTTCAGCATTTGGATTGGCATCTGCGCCGCGGCCTCGGCATCGATGAGGCCTCCGCGAGACGTGATGACCAGCATCCGGCCCGCAAGGCCAGACTCCTTCAGAAAGTCTTGCAATCCAAGCAGGTGCGCGTGCATCGCGGGTTTAAGCGAGGCATCGATTGCCGTGGCCGAGGCACGGCGGTATTCACGGATCGACGGACTCACGTCGCTCGACAGGGAAACTGGGATGCCTGGCAGTTCCTCGGCGAGGAGATCGCGCACGCGGCGCTCGTGACATGGATTGACGTTGGCCCACAGTAAGCAGACCGCCACCGCCTCAACACGCGCTGCACGCAGGGAAGATGCAATCTCCCGCATGCCGGATTCATCTAACGGGGTGCGGATGCTGCCGTCTGCAAGTAAGCGCTCTGGCACCTCCCAGGTAAGCGACCGTGCGATGTAAGGGTCGGGAGTAGACAGCCCGTAGTCGAAGGGATCGGCTCGGCCCCCTTCGCGCAGCACGAGGATGTCCGGATGGCCAAACGTAGTCAGGAAGGCGGTGCGCGCCGTTCTTCCTGTGACGACGGCGTTCAGCGCATGCGTGGTGCCATAGATGAACATCTGCGTGCGGGCGAGCAGGTCGCCAACGCCGATATGCATTGCTTCCGCAGCAAGCCGCAGCGCCGCGCCCACCCCTTCGAGAGGCCTGCCCGGCGTAGTAGATGCCTTGTGCATTCGTAGGTTGCCGGCGTCGTCTTCCACGATCAGATCAGTGAAGGTGCCTCCGGTGTCGACTGCGATTCTCATGGGTTCCTTGAGCGGTGTTGGGGTGAGGACAAAATACTGCGAACTTCGTGTTGACTGTTATAACAGATGACGGATATAGTATCCGAACTGTCACCGACAGGCAATCGACGAAAGGATGCGCGTGAAGAAACCGACCAAAACTTCGGCCCCGCTCAGGCTGGTTCGCCCCGCGCCACAACTGGCTCCAGTGGAGCGCGATCTCGTGAACGAGAAGATCTATGTGCAGCTGAGCGAGGCGTTGCGTCGTGGAGACTTCGAGGCAGGACAAGCGCTGTCGTTACGCACGCTCGCGGCGACTTTCGAAGTGAGCTTGATGCCGGTGCGTGATGCAGTTGCGCGGTTGGTGAACGAAGGGGTGTTGGAGACGCTGGCCAACCGCACAGTCCGCGTGCCGCTGCTGACCATCGAGCAGTACGAAGGACTGACCGAGGCGCGCATCGCGGTCGAGGGGCATGCGGCCTACCTTGCTGCCAAACGCATCGACGAGGCAGGCCTGAGCGCGTTGATGGAGGCCAACAAGCGCCTCATGCGCGCGGCCAAGCGCGCGGACCACGCGTCGATCATGGAGGCCAACGAGGACGTCCACTTCAGTGTCTATCGCGCCGCCAAGTCACCGAAGCTATTGCAGGTGATCAGCAATCTCTGGAAACAGAGCGGCCCCTACCTGGCAACGATCGAGAACGCCATGGCGTCGAATACCGCGATGCGTGGGCAC
It includes:
- a CDS encoding hydantoinase/oxoprolinase family protein, giving the protein MRIAVDTGGTFTDLIVEDDAGNLRMHKASTTPGRPLEGVGAALRLAAEAMHIGVGDLLARTQMFIYGTTHALNAVVTGRTARTAFLTTFGHPDILVLREGGRADPFDYGLSTPDPYIARSLTWEVPERLLADGSIRTPLDESGMREIASSLRAARVEAVAVCLLWANVNPCHERRVRDLLAEELPGIPVSLSSDVSPSIREYRRASATAIDASLKPAMHAHLLGLQDFLKESGLAGRMLVITSRGGLIDAEAAAQMPIQMLNSGPAMAPVSGRFFASADCSNDFAIVADTGGTTYDVSLVRRGHIPLSRDTQIDSPTGRHITGFPSIDIRSVGAGGGSIAWVDAGGLLHVGPQSAGADPGPAAYGRGAGHATLTDACLVLGYLDPRYFLGGLRSLDLGASREAIERNVARPLGRTLEEAAVAIVQIATENMVQAIEDITVNQGVDPSKAVLVGGGGAAGLNSAWIAQRLGVQELLIPEMGPALSACGALMSELSTQHRRTWFTRSDRFDLQGASRVLADLQAQCASFFELAGKAGSVQLSVEARYPDQVWEIDVQLPMQTLGCAQDVRAIEAAFHSAHEEVFGIHDLTSPIEIVGWTATASVRLHDTLKFMASPPASDTSTATRRTAYFPKVGLLEVPIHRLESLPSTRTFDGPAIVESAFTTVVVPPGNAIRRTMTGSLIITQC
- a CDS encoding GntR family transcriptional regulator, coding for MKKPTKTSAPLRLVRPAPQLAPVERDLVNEKIYVQLSEALRRGDFEAGQALSLRTLAATFEVSLMPVRDAVARLVNEGVLETLANRTVRVPLLTIEQYEGLTEARIAVEGHAAYLAAKRIDEAGLSALMEANKRLMRAAKRADHASIMEANEDVHFSVYRAAKSPKLLQVISNLWKQSGPYLATIENAMASNTAMRGHDFGAAQHNNIYDALRARDAELARKTLVDDIEGFAQIYKQLFPAHDVRVSAGPSED